ttaaacctactgaaattatacaaaataacaaatgaaagctccttgggttgtggtatccctaactactcatgcaagttctatatttggatcattgaatactacatctaggctaattatggtgtaatttccttatgcatttgaatcctactttcgtagtgaatcaattatacctataactaatccatacctattttcatggttatgaaattagctacaagttcatttcttcaatgaaattacatgataTGAATCAccaaaaaccacataagtgcacctctactttcgtgagtgtactccttatgtttagcacttcttgaactagtgttaaatctcaattttcattgcagaaacaacaccttagatcatcacaatcaatggtaccagattaatcatgatttaaagagctaaaatgctaaataacttgctcaaatcatagcagtcaaatagccaaataataagcactaacaattatagaaagttcaaccaaacccaaggtataaactttagaaacacataatgaacacaaaatccagaacttgtatattaactaaacttggaatcaaatacaaaagataaagagtttggaaggaatacaacccttgtcacatgagctttcttccttgccttcttcatcctccatcttcatcctaatctagataataaacaagaatggaagctacactactctatactaagctaaactaacactagggagatgaaagagctacatttctgcaacttcaagctctcccgtagctcactctctatttttctgctatgaactccccaTTCTCTCCAATCTCCtatttttgcaatgcatttggctatttaatgatgaaaggtggtcaagaaatgaggattacatctcccttttacagctgggaatgtttctcacatgtctagcatccaatgtgagttggtggaggtgaaattgagttttacgcgtacagagcagccttttctgaccagtgatccgagctgctacagtacctcggatccgtatggatccgagctcggatccactaacccagaaacaaccgagggttcggatgaatagtggatccgagtgtggatcacttgctctgtttttggcccaacttcaaccaatcttttcttgatgttagaggctgaaccagctcatgtctaaaacacgaaagttgtagccttttgagttatctttctaatgcatcaagaatcacctcatttggatctgtgtaggctgagatatgactgaaatacccttgcctgctcattgccctgttccagtttcgaccagtagaaatttgctattgtaattcggcattttgacctggaaaaccttcaaactggatttagatgtcttcaccaaagttgtagatctatctcttatcttcaaatgggttcaagagtcatcccaatccgatcattataactcaagttatagccgaaatacgaaaatgtgtcaaaactgtcaaaatacacaaaatccaagtaaaaagtgataaaaacctcatttaatcacttaaaagcatttttcaccaattatagccaaaatgattcatattcttccaataatataaccaaagtgactaaaaataatataaaatgtcatacaattattacgtaaattagtcacttatcacaatccttggttttgatgattaacaaaccaaaatgtagatttgggctaatgtttttatgtgagcaatttgttagaacagattcttgtggcacaagtCGGACATCCGAAAggaaactatcggacgtccgaaaggatgaagaacatcaagaaggaaactctgtcggacgctcgtgaggaagcatcggacgtccggaaggatcggacgcacgcctcggacgcacatcgatcgcatcggacgtccgagaaatttcacaaagatttgatgactctctaacgacgttcggacgcagggttcggacgtccgacaggtggtttggacgcagggttcggacgtctgacaggtggttcggacgtccgacaggccaacggctagttttgacagcatttaatatttgaccgttggagagtcttttggagccatttctcaccttctataaaaatcccaaagcacaagaagacaagggacttttgccaacacaaaatacaagcttacaagtgagatttttgagtataaagattctttgttggttgtataaggggttggggaagttgggttgtgaggttgttcaagtgaaggttactctctaggaggagtaaaaccttggtgaaggtgaacctatcacttgaagtggtaaaaccttggtgaaggttgcctcatttgtataaaatagttctcaattgggtgagtgatctttcaagtgtaggttgttgagggttaactagaatagttgtaaaactccttggctcaaccaaagagtGTTTGAGGtaaggaaggagtgagccttcacttgtacatcttggttagcatcgccatctattgaagaggctattgaattgatatttggtttgcatttcttatcttttctctttaattaagttttctttattgtgcttaaatttgatatatttttgtgcatcattgtgatattgtttgtactcattggatTGCACCAGGCCTTACATAGACTGAGGTCATGCAATGTACTATAAATTCCACGTTTTCAAGTCCTTAGTATTATTGTTGAAGTTTTTCGTCCAAAATAAAGACTTTGGCATCATCTCGGTGGAATACCCTATAATTTCGTCCTTAGATGGCCTATAATTCTTGCATTTCAATTCTAAGCTGACGAATACCCTGTACGAGTTAAACCAAGTTTTCTTATTAGTTGGTTGCTTGGGCTAAATTCCTTGTAAGACAAAATGGGCAGAAGGTACTAAGAAAGTACTAAGGTGTCAAGTCCTATTTGGGCTCCAATCCGAGGGGAAAAAGACATGTTGGCTGTGTGGCACAACCGCATGCAGGAATAACGCTTTAGACTTCGAAGTCTAATGGATCCTTTTATCTTGATAAAGTAAAATTTACTCTAGTATTGAAAGTAGTTCAATGTTTTTTTCCACATTTTTGTAGTACAGTATCATTAAAACTTTTCATCCGGGctcttttttatttgtttatttattttcaaatatttttataCGAGGATAGTAAGTTGTCAAATGTTTCACATAAAGTTAGTAAACATGGAGAAATATATATTTACTCCCAATTGTAGGATAATTAACCATATCTGATTGAGATTggtttcccccccccccccccctaaaTATATTGCATTTTATCCTTAGTAGTCAGGGTataaggaaattttaaaaattgagAAAAGTTTGTataaggaaattttaaaaattgagAAAAGTTTGTataaggaaattttaaaaattgagAAAAGTTTATCAATAGCACATATTGTTGAAAGATAAACAAAATTACTTGATATTCAAATCGAGTTCAACTCAATAAGAAATCATTTGAGTTTGGTTCGTCAATTAATCAAGACAAATATGAATAGCATTTTGCATTCAATAAAGTTTAAAACTCAGCCTGAATTTGATTTGATTAGTATGAATCTTGAAATATACGCAAAAAATTCAATCTACTCAATCTTGATTCAAGTTTGACATGATAAAAGCTTGTTTCAATTCGACTCAATGTATAAGTAAGTCAAAGTTGAACATAATTTCGACTTATTAAAATCACTAAGTAAGTTTAAAACATTAGATTATTCGGCttgattagatttttttttttttacatccTAAAGCATGGAGTGCTACATTGGATTTATATATTGCATGTTTAGTCACAAAAAATGCATCTTCTTCTATCCTATGTATTAATGTCACAAAAATAATCTTCCGAATCAACTGGTCCCGCACTTCTGCCTCTGTTTAATCACTTGTAATACTCGTCATTTATGGTacatatttcttttattttaaagtgtttaattattaatacaagtaaaaaataaataaatagaacaTTTTAGCCATTAATTATTGATGGTGCAAAATaataaatttgaatattatgcGAAATTTGAGAACAGCTATGAAAAATATAAGAAGCCTGTAACAAACTAACAGgatgaataaatgaaataaaaagtgagagaaaaagaagaaaaataagttTAATCAGTTTTTGTATGTTTTCTATTACAGAATTCCTACTACACATCTAACACAATTTCAATCTAATTTGCAAAtcatttcattttaaaattcttagTTTTAGTATTTATAACTTGAGGTACTATAATGATCCAAATTCGAATTATTATAGAACAAAATTGAAAAGTCAAAACTGATGACTAATGGCAATTTGATTATTAATAGTGCATTTTGGTACGCGAACCAAACATTGATGATTAATAGTGCATTTTGCGCTTTATATGATTCCGTGAGCACAATCACATATAGTGCAATTTGGTCAACCGCAGGGCTCATTTGGTCATTTAACCAAAAGATAAACGGGATTAACccgctcatttggtcacttcctCGTGGAAACATTTTAACTCAACCCCAAGTATATGCCTATATAAGTCCTGCCCAAAGTCACAATGCATGCCCaagttttattaatttttaattgtttGGCATTCCTCAAGTTTTATTTACCTCTCCATAAGCAATGCAGACAACTTATTTTCTCTTCGTTGGAGCCTTGGTACTGTTGCACTTTATCGCAACTGGCTCAGCTAGCATAATTGTAGCCAACAACCAAAACAACACTGTTGATCTGAATGCTCTTCTTGCCTTCAAAGCCGCCATTTTCGATCCTCAAAGGATCATCCCAACCAACTGGTCCACATCTACCTCTGTTTGCAACTGGATTGGAATCACTTGTAATACTCGTCATCACAGAGTCGCAGCCATTGACCTTTCTTACATGGGAATTGCGGGAACTATACCTCCACAACTGGGAAATCTTTCTTTTCTCGTCAGGTTCAATGTCATGAATAACAGCTTTCATGGACATCTTCCAACCGAGCTCTCTCGTCTGCGCCGATTGAAGTACATCAGCTTGGAAGGTAATGCCTTTGAGGGAGAACTTCCGTCGTGGTTGGGAGCTTTAACTGCACTCCGATACTTATCCTTCCGAGATAACGGATTTTCAGGTTCATTATCAGGCAGACTCTCTAATTTCACAAAGTTAGAGACCATCTGGTTGGGTCACAACTTCTTTACGGGAAATCTTTCAGAAGAATTCAGTGCTCTACCGAAACTGAAACTTTTGGAAATTCAACATAACCAACTCGCAGGCCCTCTGCCACAGGCTCTATTTAACCTCTCCTCGTTGCAATTTATTGGTTTTACGAATAATAGCTTATCGGGTTACCTTCCAGCACATATCTGCGATTATCTCCCACAACTTAAAGGGCTTTACTTATCAGGGAATTACTTTGAAGGTGAAATTCCATCAGGCATTGGAGAATGCTCAGGACTCCAAGTTTTATCCTTGTTTGACAACAAATTCCGAGGATATATACCAAAAGGAGTTTGGAATCTAACCACGCTTACAGTTTTATATTTGGGTGGGAACGACCTGACAGGTAAGCTGCCAACTTcactttgttttgaaaaattcttgtaTATTTCAAGCACCAATAGATCACAGATTTAATGTGTGGAGAAACACTTAACATTTATCTTAAAGTCACAGATTTCTATAAGGAATGATTCCTTCTTTTCGGCCCCATTCTGTACGTTATCTTTATTTATTTCAAACTGAGTTGTTAGTTTGCGATGTTTTGATGTTTTTATTTGTCAACTTTTTCATCTTTATTTTGTcaagaaaaagtaaaatttaaaatattcttcCTTGATCAATCAAAATTTGCAACAACATTATAAAGTAATTATTAGTTATAGCCGGCAATTGTCATCCAAGACTAATTTATGTAAGTTTATTGTGTAGAGTACAAATTAAGACTGAAAATCCATCATAACCCAatgaaaattgttcaaaatCCTTTTTAACCCATTGAGAAATTTTCATTGGGTTTAAAGGATTTTGAGACTAGAATCATAATTGCATGAAAAATTTACATCACATACACTATTTCTGATGATTGCTAACTGCTTAAGTATTGGTGCAAACTTCGTGTGAATAAAGAAGTTTttgttttcaacaaaataaagataaaagtcaggaaaaaaaaactcaaagcATGGCGAACGCAGAGTTACTAAACCTAACCTCACCTAACCCAATGGTTCAATTGGTCAACTTAGTGACCTTGGATCAGTAGTTGGACTGAATGAGGAAGGAAATAGTTGGATCAGTAAATCTATGGTTAAGCCGCTAAGTTGTTGCACCAATGGCCTTGCCAGGTTGATATCTAGGCCGGGATTAATGACTATGCCAAACACACAATTTTGTTTGATGTAAGAAATAAAATTGTGAAAGAAGGATGAACTAATATTTTGGGAGTGTATGTAATCGTTATTTTGCCAATATTTATGAGAGATTTACATGATATTGTTTGAAACTAAACTGAAGATCCTTAGAATTCTGAAATgcatatatattatatacatataattATGCCATGCCGTGAATTATATTTATCATCAAGCCGTGATTTTTGAGCAGGTGAAATTCCAAAAGTCATTGACAATCTCTATAATTTGGAGAAACTAAGCATGCAACGTGCTAATGTGACAGGTAAAAATCTTGATACATTTTGGCATTAGATCTATTTCATTATTCCATCATTAGAATACTTTTCTCAAACTTGAATTTGAGCTTGAAGTCGAGCGAGTTCAAATACAAATCAAATATGGCTCTTTCTCATACGTCAATTGGTCAGTCATACTAGTGCACCGCATAAGCTAAAAGGGTTTCGATCAGCTTGATCTCAATATGCTACAGCCTACATCTCTAACTCAACTTCAAATTCCAATTGATCACTTCAAAAATAGAGATACTGATGATACAATGGGAAATACTTCCCTATCTCAACAAATTGTTTCAAGTCAAATGACTCATTTTTTTCTTACCAATTTGATTTGTCAGGTATAATACCTCAAGAGGTTGGTAATCTTAGCAAGTTGGAACTATTAGACTTCGCCTCGAATAGGTTGAGAGGTCCCATTCCGCTGAAACTTTTCAATAGTTTAACTGCACGAATTATTTCTGTCACGGAGAACGATTTATCAGGCGAGCTTCCATCAACTATAGGTGCTTTCTTACCCAATCTTGAGGAACTCTACCTTGGGGTAAATGAATTCACTGGAACTATACTAACATCTATCCTAAATGCTTCTAGGCTCAGAATCCTAGACCTTGGTGATAACCATTTTACTGGTGCAATTCCTCGTTCTCTTGGAAACTTGAGATTACTGGAACAGTTTGTTATATCGCAAAATGGTTTTTCTGAGGCCTCGCTATCCAAAGAGTTGAGCTTCATCATATCCCTATCAAATTGCAAACATTTAAGAAGGTTGTGGTTAGATGAGAATCCTCTGAATGGCTTCCTCCCAAAGTCTATTGGAAATCTTTCTAGCTCACCCGAAAAATCCATTTCTGCCGCTCGTTGTGGAATCATAAGTGAAATTCCAAGTTCGATTGGTAATTTGAGCAACTTGATTGAGCTGGACTTTTCAATCAATAGTTTGACTGGAGTAATTCCAACTACAATCAAATGGTTGTTGAAGCTTCAGGTCATAGAGCTAACTGACAATCAGATACAAGGAGCTATTCCAAGTGAGCTTTGTTATTTGCTGAACTTAGGAGGATTATATCTGGCAAAAAATAAGCTCTCTGGTATGGTGCCTTCTTGTTTGGGAAACGTTACAACACTGAGATATGTTTATCTCTATTCTAACAATTTAAGATCTGTGATACCAACAAGCTTTTGGAGCCTTAGAGATATTTTGGAGCTAGACATGTCAGGAAATTATTTGACAGGTTCTTTGCCCGCAGATATTGGAAACTTGAAGGCATTAGTCTATTTGaacctttcaaataatcaataCTTGGGTGGGATACCTAGCACTATTGGAGCACTACAGGATTTGCAAGAACTCTCCTTTGAACGTAACAAGCTGCAAGGATTGATACCAGATTCCA
This portion of the Coffea eugenioides isolate CCC68of chromosome 11, Ceug_1.0, whole genome shotgun sequence genome encodes:
- the LOC113752471 gene encoding receptor kinase-like protein Xa21, which translates into the protein MQTTYFLFVGALVLLHFIATGSASIIVANNQNNTVDLNALLAFKAAIFDPQRIIPTNWSTSTSVCNWIGITCNTRHHRVAAIDLSYMGIAGTIPPQLGNLSFLVRFNVMNNSFHGHLPTELSRLRRLKYISLEGNAFEGELPSWLGALTALRYLSFRDNGFSGSLSGRLSNFTKLETIWLGHNFFTGNLSEEFSALPKLKLLEIQHNQLAGPLPQALFNLSSLQFIGFTNNSLSGYLPAHICDYLPQLKGLYLSGNYFEGEIPSGIGECSGLQVLSLFDNKFRGYIPKGVWNLTTLTVLYLGGNDLTGEIPKVIDNLYNLEKLSMQRANVTGIIPQEVGNLSKLELLDFASNRLRGPIPLKLFNSLTARIISVTENDLSGELPSTIGAFLPNLEELYLGVNEFTGTILTSILNASRLRILDLGDNHFTGAIPRSLGNLRLLEQFVISQNGFSEASLSKELSFIISLSNCKHLRRLWLDENPLNGFLPKSIGNLSSSPEKSISAARCGIISEIPSSIGNLSNLIELDFSINSLTGVIPTTIKWLLKLQVIELTDNQIQGAIPSELCYLLNLGGLYLAKNKLSGMVPSCLGNVTTLRYVYLYSNNLRSVIPTSFWSLRDILELDMSGNYLTGSLPADIGNLKALVYLNLSNNQYLGGIPSTIGALQDLQELSFERNKLQGLIPDSMKNMLQLWHLDLSFNNLEGEIPNSLQLRKKILAPTQNLLPMATFERASFHELRQITNGFSESNLLGSGSFGSVYKGIRENGMVWAIKVFDLQPEGAFKSLDRECEILSCLRHRNLTRVITACSNLDFKALVLEYMPNGSLEKWLHVNHHVLSIMQRLDITIDVASGLEYLHYGYSTPIVHCDLKPSNILLDQDMVGHVCDFGIAKLLGDGESVVQTKTLATFGYIAPEYGLEGLVSTSCDVYSFGITLMETFTKRKPKDEMFTEELSLRRWVQDCLPDSVIQEIDVDLLHPEDGLVQKKINCISSILQLGLSCTTDAPQERINMKEVLRALQKIKLQFIKDITP